The Gordonia terrae genome contains the following window.
GGTAGGTCTCACCGATCCGGCCGCGGTCGATGATGGTCCAGACGGCGTCGTTGTGGTCGTCGACGTGGATCCAGTCACGGATGTTGCGGCCGTCGCCGTAGAGCTTGGGGCGCACGCCGGAGAGCACGTTGGTGATCTGGCGGGGGATGAACTTCTCGATGTGCTGGTAGGGGCCGTAGTTGTTGGAGCAGTTGGAGATGGTCGCGGCGACGCCGAAGGAGCGGACCCAGGCGCGGACGAGGAGGTCGCTGCCGGCCTTGGTCGAGGAGTAGGGGCTCGACGGGTTGTAGGCGGTGGTCTCGGTGAAGCGGGCGGGGTCGTCGAGGTCGAGGTCGCCGTAGACCTCGTCGGTGCTGATGTGGTGGTAGCGCACCTGGTGGGTGCGGACGGCTTCGAGCAGGGTGTAGGTGCCCACGAGGTTGGTGGTGACGAAGGCCGACGGGTCGGCCAGGGAGTTGTCGTTGTGGGATTCGGCGGCGAAGTGCACGACGAGGTCGGCCTCGGCGACCAGGCGGTCGACGAGGGCGGCGTCGGTGATGTCGCCCTCGACGAGTTCGACGCGGTCGGCGACCGGGGCGAGGGTGTCGGGGTTGGCGGCGTAGGTGAGTTTGTCCAGGACCCGGATCGAGGTGTCGGGGCGGGTGGCCAGCGTGCGCAGCACGAAGTTGGCGCCGATGAACCCGGCACCCCCGGTCACGAGAACACGCACGTGCGACGCCTTTCGTCGAGGTCGGTGGACGCCGTCACTCTACCGAGCAGCCGGTGCGGGCGTCCCGGGTGAACGCATGGTGGCACGACGCACCTGGCGTCGCGAAGGGTGTCGGGCATTACCCTGATCGCCATGAAAGGGATCATCCTGGCCGGCGGTACGGGCACCCGGCTTCACCCCATCACGCAGGGGGTGAGCAAACAGCTCGTCCCGGTCTACGACAAACCGATGATCTACTACCCGCTCTCGACGCTCATGCTGGCCGGCATCCGCGACATCCTGATCATCACCACCCCGCACGACGCCCCGGCCTTCGAGAACCTGCTCGGCAACGGGGACCAGTTCGGCATCAACCTGACCTACAAGACCCAGCCCTCGCCCGACGGTCTCGCCCAGGCCTTCGTCCTCGGCGCCGAGCACATCGGGACCGAGTCGGTCGCACTCGTGCTCGGCGACAACATCTTCTACGGCCCCGGTCTCGGCAGCCGGCTTCAGGGTTTCGAGAACGTCGACGGCGGTGCGGTCTTCGCCTACTGGGTGGCCAACCCGGAGGCCTACGGCGTCGTCGACTTCGACGCCGACGGCACCGCCATCTCGCTGGAAGAGAAGCCCGCCGACCCGAAGTCGAACTTCGTGGTGCCCGGTCTGTACTTCTACGACAACGACGTCGTCGACATCGCCCGCGACCTGAAGCCCAGCGCCCGCGGCGAATACGAGATCACCGACGTCAACGCGCACTACCTCGACCGCGGCAAGCTGTCGGTCACCGTGCTGCCCCGCGGGACGGCCTGGCTCGACACCGGAACGTTCGACAGCCTGCTCGACGCCGGCAACTTCGTGCGCACCGTCGAACAACGGCAAGGCCTGAAAATCGCTGTCCCGGAAGAGATCGCCTGGCGCCAGGGTTATCTGGACGACGATGAGCTGCGGGCTCGGGCCGACACATTGCGCAAGTCCGGTTACGGTGACTACCTGCTGGAGCTCCTTCAGCGTGGCAAGGGTTTCTGACGCGAAAGGCTTCTCATGAAGGTCCGCCCACTCGCCATCGAGGGTGCCTGGGAGTTCACGCCGGTCCAGCACGGCGACGCCCGGGGGTTGTTCGCGGAGGCGTTCAAGGCCGATGTGCTGGCCGAGGCCATCGGGCACCGCTTCGACCTCGCGCAGGTGAATCTCTCGGTGTCGGCCGCCGGCGTGCTCCGCGGTGTCCACTTCGCCGACGTCCCGCCGGGACAGGCCAAGTACGTCACCTGCCCCAGCGGTGCGATCCTCGATGTCATCGTCGACATCCGGGTCGGCTCACCCACTTTCGGTGCGTACGACACCGTCCTGCTCGACGATGTCGACCGCCGGGCGGTCTACCTCGCGGAGGGACTCGGACACGCGTTCTGTGCGCTCGCCGACAACTCGACCGTGACCTACCTCTGCTCCACCGGTTACAACCCGACCGGTGAACACGGCATCAATCCGCTCGATCCCGAGCTCGCCATCGACTGGCCGACGCGGGCACGCGACGGTTCACCCCTGGAATTCGAACTCTCCCCGAAGGACACCGCTGCGCCGGGGCTTTCCGAGGCACGTGAGTCGGGCCTGCTCCCGGTTTACGACGAGGTGGCCGAGTTCCTGCGGGCCCGACGTAGCTGAGGCGTCCGAACGCCGAAACGTGTACGGCGTGGCCGTACACGTGCCGGGGCGGGCGGAAGTCAGCCGTTGGTCGACCGCCGGAAGGCGGTGACCGCCCAGAAGTAACCGACGACCAGGAACACCACACACCAGCCCAGCGCCCACGGCCAGCGATCGCTGATGTCGAGACCCATGAGGAGTCCGCGAAGCGTGTCGGCGATCGGACTGAACGGCTGGTACTCGGCGAACTGGCGGACGCCGTTCGGCATGCTGTCGGTCGGGACCAGCCCACTGCCCAGGTAGGGCAGGAACAGCAACGGCAAGGGCATGTTGCTGGCACTCTCGGGGTTCGGCGCGACGACGCCCATGGCAACCGCGATCCACACCAGGCCCGCGGTCAGCAGCAGGAGTAGACCGCCGGCCGCGAACCAGTCGAAAAGGCTTGCGTCGGCGCGGAATCCGAGTGCGAAGGCCACCGCCAACAGGAAGCAGACCGCGACGACACCCTGGATCAGGGCGCCGACGAAGTGTCCTGCCAGGATCGCCGTCGGCGGAGTGGCCAGCGATCGCAACCGGTTGATGATGCCCTCGGTGACGTCCTGGTTGACCGAGACAGCCACCGCCACCGTCAGGAACGACGGCACGAAGAGGAGCAGGCCGGGCAGCAGATAGTTGATGTACTTTCCGTCGATCGGGCCGTCCGCGGACAGTGCGCTCTCGATGGCACCGCCGAAGAAGTAGGTCATCATCAGCAGGATCACCACCGGCATGGCGATCGTCGAGAACATCATGGTGGGATAACGCCGCAACCGGATCAGATTGCGTCGCACCATCACAGCGGAGTCCGACAGGGTGTGGTCGAGCGTGGTGGTCATGGCTTCTCCTTAGTTGGTGGCGGCGGCGCGGCCGGTGATCGTGAGGAAGACGTCGTCGAGATCCGGTGTGTGCACCGAGATCCCGGAGGCGTCGATGTTCGCTTCGTCGAGGGTGGACAGGACGTCCCGGACCGCGCCGATGCCGGCACCCCCCGGCACGGCGAGGGTGTTCTCGCCCGGGGTGTCCACCGCCGACGGGAAGCGGACCCGCGCCCGTTCGAGGTCGTCGGCGTCGGTGAAGTCGATCCGGATGTACCCGCCGGGGACGAGCCGTTTCAGTTCGGCGGCCGTGCCCTCGGCCACGACCCGGCCCCGGTCGAGCACGGCAATGCGGTCGGCGAGATGGTCGGCCTCCTCCAGGTACTGCGTGGTGAGGAAGATGGTCGTGCCGCCGGCGACAAGGCCGCGGACGGTGTCCCACACTGTGCGACGAGACCGTGGGTCGAGCCCGGTCGTCGGCTCGTCGAGAAAGATGATCGACGGTTCGCCCACCAGCGTCATGGCCAGGTCGAGGCGTCTGGTCATGCCGCCGGAGTACTCGGCGACCCGACGGTCGGCGGCCTCGGTGAGGTCGAAGTCGGCGAGCAGTCGGTCGACCCGTTCACGGGCCGCCGTCCTCGACAGGTGCCGCAACCGGGCAACCATGGTGAGGTTCTCTCGTCCGGTCAGCAGTGTGTCGACCGCGGCGAATTGACCGGTCAGACCGATCTGTGCGCAGATCTCCGTGCGGTCGGTGCGCGGATCGAGGCCGGCGATCTCCACCTCCCCGTCGTCCGGGTGCGACAGCGTGGACAGGATCTTGACCGTGGTCGTTTTGCCCGATCCGTTGGGACCGAGCAGCGCAAAGACGCTGCCTGCGGGTACCTCGAGATCGATACCGTCGAGGACGGTGTGATCGCCGAAAGACTTCGTGAGTCCGGTGGCGCGGATGGCGGTCGTTGTCATGATCGTGCTCCCTACGGTGGATGGAAAGATGAATAAACACATGCGCATATATGCATAGGTGGGCAGACGACCATCCCTGATGGACGTCGTCGGAAGTGCTCGGTTGTGCTGGCGGGTCGGTCGGGTGGAACTACCCTCTGCTCCTTGAGGAGCGGAGGTGGCGCACCCCCTTGCTCCCTGAGGAGCGAAGCGTCACGAAGGGTCTTCGACTGTCACACGTCCAGGTCTTCGACTGTCACACGTCCAGGTCTTCGACCTCGGGTCGGAGGGCGGCTGCGGTGCGCGCGTAGAACCGCTCGGGGACAAGAGGTTTGAGCTGCTCGGCGGTGTCGACGATGTCGACGCGGTAGTCGCCCCAGTCGGGGAGGTCGGCGGTGAACAGACTGCGGACGCTGGGCAGGCCGGTCAAGTCCTTCAGCCAGTTGCCCGTCTTCTGCCGATGTGTCACCCCGTAGTTCATCCAGTCGACGTGGTGGACCGCGAGGACGATCTTGCCCGTGCGACCCTCGTAGGAGCTCAATTTCGTCGCGTTGCCGGTGGCCTCGTCGTACTCGGTCTCCTCGGCCAGGAGTCGACCGAAGAATCGCTTGCGTCGGACGCCGTCGGGTCCGTCCCGCAGAACCACCTCCTCGTAGCCCGCGTCGCGGTAATCGGCCGCCCGGACGTAGGCGCGCAACGCTTCGACGACCGCGCCGGAGAGGTTGCCCCCCGACACCTGTTGAGCGCGTTCGAGGACCTTGATGTCCTCGTCGGAGACGTAGATGGTCTTGTTGGGCATGCGCCAACTATAAGTAGATGTATACGTAGACGCAAGGGTGAATGCGAAGTTTCTCGGGCGACCCGTCCGCCGGCCCCGGGTCTCCGAATCGTTCAGTAGGCTGAGTGTTGGGAGGTGGCGAGCGGATGCTCTCGGAACTGTTGGGAAATTCGGCGATCATGGCCGCGATAGGGCTGGGGATGATCGCATTGACCGCGTGTGCGCTCCACCTGAGGCGATCGTGCGGGGCGGTGACCTGGCTCGTGGTCCTCCTCGGGGTTGCGCTGACGTTCGACAATGTCGCGGTCGCGGTCGGACGCATGGTCGGATTCGGCGACGTGCTCCACGCGATCAATTTGCCGCGCTTCTGGATTCACGGTCTGATGACCCCGCTGATCGTGGTGGCCGCGGCGATCCTGGCCTGGCGTCTGGGAGTTCGGTGGCGCCGCTCGGTCGTCGTTGTCGGGGCCCTCCTGGTCGCCGCGCTCGTGGTCGTCGGGATCGTCGAACTGTTCGTGGCGCTGGATCTGACGCCGGAGACTGACGGTGACGCGCTGC
Protein-coding sequences here:
- the rfbB gene encoding dTDP-glucose 4,6-dehydratase, with product MRVLVTGGAGFIGANFVLRTLATRPDTSIRVLDKLTYAANPDTLAPVADRVELVEGDITDAALVDRLVAEADLVVHFAAESHNDNSLADPSAFVTTNLVGTYTLLEAVRTHQVRYHHISTDEVYGDLDLDDPARFTETTAYNPSSPYSSTKAGSDLLVRAWVRSFGVAATISNCSNNYGPYQHIEKFIPRQITNVLSGVRPKLYGDGRNIRDWIHVDDHNDAVWTIIDRGRIGETYLIGADGEVDNRTVVETILELLDQPTDAFDFVTDRPGHDRRYAIDSTRLRTELGWTPSYLDFRTGLAATIDWYRDHAAWWQPTKESVEQKYAATERVTG
- the rfbA gene encoding glucose-1-phosphate thymidylyltransferase RfbA; translation: MKGIILAGGTGTRLHPITQGVSKQLVPVYDKPMIYYPLSTLMLAGIRDILIITTPHDAPAFENLLGNGDQFGINLTYKTQPSPDGLAQAFVLGAEHIGTESVALVLGDNIFYGPGLGSRLQGFENVDGGAVFAYWVANPEAYGVVDFDADGTAISLEEKPADPKSNFVVPGLYFYDNDVVDIARDLKPSARGEYEITDVNAHYLDRGKLSVTVLPRGTAWLDTGTFDSLLDAGNFVRTVEQRQGLKIAVPEEIAWRQGYLDDDELRARADTLRKSGYGDYLLELLQRGKGF
- a CDS encoding dTDP-4-dehydrorhamnose 3,5-epimerase family protein, which translates into the protein MKVRPLAIEGAWEFTPVQHGDARGLFAEAFKADVLAEAIGHRFDLAQVNLSVSAAGVLRGVHFADVPPGQAKYVTCPSGAILDVIVDIRVGSPTFGAYDTVLLDDVDRRAVYLAEGLGHAFCALADNSTVTYLCSTGYNPTGEHGINPLDPELAIDWPTRARDGSPLEFELSPKDTAAPGLSEARESGLLPVYDEVAEFLRARRS
- a CDS encoding ABC transporter permease; this encodes MTTTLDHTLSDSAVMVRRNLIRLRRYPTMMFSTIAMPVVILLMMTYFFGGAIESALSADGPIDGKYINYLLPGLLLFVPSFLTVAVAVSVNQDVTEGIINRLRSLATPPTAILAGHFVGALIQGVVAVCFLLAVAFALGFRADASLFDWFAAGGLLLLLTAGLVWIAVAMGVVAPNPESASNMPLPLLFLPYLGSGLVPTDSMPNGVRQFAEYQPFSPIADTLRGLLMGLDISDRWPWALGWCVVFLVVGYFWAVTAFRRSTNG
- a CDS encoding ABC transporter ATP-binding protein, which produces MTTTAIRATGLTKSFGDHTVLDGIDLEVPAGSVFALLGPNGSGKTTTVKILSTLSHPDDGEVEIAGLDPRTDRTEICAQIGLTGQFAAVDTLLTGRENLTMVARLRHLSRTAARERVDRLLADFDLTEAADRRVAEYSGGMTRRLDLAMTLVGEPSIIFLDEPTTGLDPRSRRTVWDTVRGLVAGGTTIFLTTQYLEEADHLADRIAVLDRGRVVAEGTAAELKRLVPGGYIRIDFTDADDLERARVRFPSAVDTPGENTLAVPGGAGIGAVRDVLSTLDEANIDASGISVHTPDLDDVFLTITGRAAATN
- a CDS encoding EXLDI protein, with the protein product MPNKTIYVSDEDIKVLERAQQVSGGNLSGAVVEALRAYVRAADYRDAGYEEVVLRDGPDGVRRKRFFGRLLAEETEYDEATGNATKLSSYEGRTGKIVLAVHHVDWMNYGVTHRQKTGNWLKDLTGLPSVRSLFTADLPDWGDYRVDIVDTAEQLKPLVPERFYARTAAALRPEVEDLDV